CTCCTAAGATTAGTTTGTACTCGTTTAATTTCTCCTAGAATAAGTGTGTACTTTCTCCTAAAACTGGTTACTGTAGCAGGTCAGAACCTTGGGCATCCATTTGATCTAAGTGATCATCAACATGAAAGAGACAAGGAAACCTGCTGACAGATGAGTATTTCCATTAATACCACAAAAATCTGCATGATAAAAGTGTCATCATCTATGTACTGACAATACGTACAAACATTGCAAATTTTGGCGTAGGCAATGACAAAGCTTCACAACATGAACAAGATGCCTTACCTGCCCTCTTTGATGATGCAGCAGTTCACAATGTTTGCCATCCCTTTGATTTGAATCATCCTCAACAGGACAGTGAACAAGAAAACATGCTGACAGGTGATTATTTCCAATCAGTGACTCAAGCATAGACCTATGTTTGCTGCAAAAACAGATTTAATGCATTTGTGCACATCCTAGGCAAAATTATTTTTTGTCAATCAACTTGAGCACAGAAAGTAGAACTACCAGCAGAGATTGCCAAAATTACAAAATAATTAATTGTGTGCATATCCACAGCATGTGTGAGCCTAAAAAAATTCAGCAGTGCAGCACATTTATTAGCTCCAAGTCCAAAATAATCTGTATTGATCAGTTATATTTTTCTGTAGAAGATGGCATAGCCTTGcatgtcgaacaagatgcctTGGAGGATCTCATAGAGGAGTTTGGCATGTACACCAAAAGAGTTGACATTGCCTTTGATCAAGAGGAGTTGTCGGACTCAGATGGTGAAGAGGATCAGCAAACACATGATGAGCAAGAGAATGCCCAAGCACatgatgatgaagaggatgagCAAGCACATGATGATGTCGATGATGACCAAAGACATCATGATCAGTCCCAACATAGGACGAAGGAGTTAACAGATAGACAAAGACAAGACATATTTGAAGATTTGCTTCGGAGCagtaagaatggaaaattaaaaaGAAACAGTACAACTATTATTGCAGCAAAGTACAATGTCCCTATACGTACCATACAACGTGTATGGAAGAGAGCAAAAAAGTGTTGGACACAGGGCATACCAGTAGATGTCAATGGTTTGAAACCTAAGAACTGCGGCCGTAAAAAAATTCAAGTGGACCTATCTACAGTTCCAGATATTCCCCTAAACAGAAGGGGTACTATAAGATTACTTGCAAATGCTCTAGGTGTCAATAAAAGCAGTCTGCATAGGTCGTTCAAACAAGGATTGCTACGACAACGCTCCAACTCACTGAAGCCCTATTTGAAGGAAGCAAATAAAAAGTCTAGGCTGCAGTGGTGTGTCTCTATGCTAGAACCAAGTACACTGCCAAATAATCCCAAGTTCAAAGAAATGAAAAATATTATCCACACAGATGAGAAGTGGTTCAATGGGATAAGAAAGAATAAGACTATGTACATGCATCCAGATGAAGAAGACCCACACAGGATAGTGCAAAACAAGAATGCCATTCACAAAATCATGTTTTATTCTGGAGTTACACATCCTAGGTTTGATGCTGAAGGTAGATGGTATTTTGATGGCAAGTTAGGTCTATGGCCTTTTGTCCATGAGGTAGCAATCTTGGtcatgttttattcttgtttcgCTACATAAGAATCACTATTTTATTATTTCTCATAAGAATCTTTGCATTTTTAGGAACCGGCACAAAGAAGAAGTGGCAATAGGCCCAGGGCCACACCTATCACGAAGACAATGAAGGTTGACAGACAAACAATGAGATCTTATATGATATCAAAACTTCTTGAAGCTATACGCATTCGTTGGCCTCGAGAACATGCCTATGAGACAATTTGGATACAACAGGACAATGCTCCATCACATGTCCGCGCCGATGATCCAGAGTTTGCTGCAGCAGTTGCCCAAACCGGCCTTGATATACGCATAATGAATAAACCTGCTAATTCACCTGATATGAATTGCCTAGACCTTGGTTTCTTTGCTTCTCTGCAGTCGTTGACAGATAGAACGACATCTAGAAACATGGATGAGCTCATCGCGAATGTGATCAATGAATATGAAAACTACAACCCTGTTCTTCTGAATAGGGTATTCCTCACTCTACAAGGATGCATGATTGAAGTTGTGAAAGATAATGGAGGGAATAGGTACAAGATCCCCCACATGAATAAGGAGAGGCTGGAGGCAGCAGGCATGCTTCCCAAATCTCTTAGTTGTGACAGGGAGATAGTTCAGAAGGCAATTGAGTTGTTGAACAACTAATGGAATTATTTGTTTAGCTTTTGAGATCTGCATCAACTAAGGGATATGTTTATGTAGCagttgtatatatgtatatacgtTTATTTTCTTGTAATCATAGTGGAGGCGAAGGAAAGCCTTTTGGTGGTGCTTGTATAAAAACTAGTTTGGATTCTCTGAATTCCTACTTACTTAATCATGTCCTTATATGCTCAAATACATATCCAGAAAACAATATGAATACCCGGTTAATATGACACTATGCTGATAGGCTGTTGGGATCGATAAGCAATGCTGGTAACCAAAAACTAATTTCAATATTGAGCTAGTTAACTGACTAACATAATTCATACCCAAAAGCTAACTTCGATTAGCTAGTTGAAATCTGACCACACTACATATCATAGTCAGTGAGACACACAAAAGCATCACTTCATCATCACAGATACTACGCACACATCACATGAACTAGCTAGTACGTGATGTAGAAGGAAGTGAAGGCAACCTTGATCATGCTAACAAGACTTCCTGGTTGGCCTCTTCGATGCCAGTAAGCCAAAGCTCCATGCACTGAACCATCTCTTCGGTTAGTACGTCATCGGGAACCGTGGTAGCTTTGATTGTGCCCACCTCCAAGGGCACCTCGCCGATTGCAGCAACTCGACGGCCACGGGCCCATCGACCTTGGTGGAGCTTTGGATGGCAGCTCTCCTCCAAGGCACTGTCTTCAGCCTCTGAGTCAAGAACGTACAACTGTCCCTCGTAGTCCACACGCAGCCGACCACGTCCGTTGTGGCGCCCGCGCACGTTGCTCCCATCTCCGACCTGTTCGATCCCATCGCCGCGGCCCATCTCGACGATGTGCTTCGGGCTCCCATTGCGGCCGTAGCTCCCCAATACGGGCTTCAGGCCGCAGCTGCCGCTGGCCCCCACCTCCATGACGTGCTTCGGGCTGCCATCGTAGTCGCAGGTACCCATTTTGGGACCGCAGCTGCCGCCGTCGCCTCCATCTCCAACCTCAACGGCACGCTTTCGGCTAACATCGTGGCTGCCGCTCCCTAGCTTGGGGGAGCATGtaccgtcgccaccgccgcccccAGCTTCAGGGCATGCTTGGAGGCCACATCGCCGTCGTGGACCGCCGGCTTGACAACGGGCTCAGGGTTCCCATCGTTTTCGCTGTTGCTGCCTCTTAGCTTTGCGCCGTGCTGCTTTGGCCAGGTACGGCGGCGGATCCAGGCCAGGCGGTCGGGTTTAGGGCGGCGCCGCCCAGCGCCAGCCAT
This sequence is a window from Miscanthus floridulus cultivar M001 chromosome 10, ASM1932011v1, whole genome shotgun sequence. Protein-coding genes within it:
- the LOC136489809 gene encoding uncharacterized protein; its protein translation is MAKPIVDLNAPPEDGGEKLLDLNSDPAEAQDDDDPFQDVAGQTSEQTFHKGNDKASQHEQDALPALFDDAAVHNVCHPFDLNHPQQDSEQENMLTEDGIALHVEQDALEDLIEEFGMYTKRVDIAFDQEELSDSDGEEDQQTHDEQENAQAHDDEEDEQAHDDVDDDQRHHDQSQHRTKELTDRQRQDIFEDLLRSSKNGKLKRNSTTIIAAKYNVPIRTIQRVWKRAKKCWTQGIPVDVNGLKPKNCGRKKIQVDLSTVPDIPLNRRGTIRLLANALGVNKSSLHRSFKQGLLRQRSNSLKPYLKEANKKSRLQWCVSMLEPSTLPNNPKFKEMKNIIHTDEKWFNGIRKNKTMYMHPDEEDPHRIVQNKNAIHKIMFYSGVTHPRFDAEGRWYFDGKLGLWPFVHEEPAQRRSGNRPRATPITKTMKVDRQTMRSYMISKLLEAIRIRWPREHAYETIWIQQDNAPSHVRADDPEFAAAVAQTGLDIRIMNKPANSPDMNCLDLGFFASLQSLTDRTTSRNMDELIANVINEYENYNPVLLNRVFLTLQGCMIEVVKDNGGNRYKIPHMNKERLEAAGMLPKSLSCDREIVQKAIELLNN